In Lascolabacillus massiliensis, a single genomic region encodes these proteins:
- a CDS encoding FISUMP domain-containing protein, with amino-acid sequence MKKIIINLFAGLMILFTGCTEEAVTIEQPINEIKGKVISVKAGMPGENQKTRLALDQNELDVILTWEVNDVIYLVFDDGTNTIQQTSTVTAVSNGGRTAEFEIEIPQEIIDGESTTFNLYGLYGGVTFSEIEGEEGIVELTTAPWSGAFLQLEENDIVLIRFAETGIDKNSPSISVNFQHVGSLFKIYIDNTGAFDLEGITSVELFSDSPIYAYQNASDEEGAKYDLISGTFVGGTTFSNVLPFNVDTEGILYVGDALQLWGWYSPSQNEEDIWPALNLRINYGEGQQFTTVVPKPARTATTDIGKAYHFFSRFDASLDPALAFTNIVNGIILDERDGQIYSTVRIGDQIWMAENLRYFPGFPDPTSVNLPEDGSTTEPRYYAYGYYGPETLDIAIANFVNYGILYNWPAAMQGEESSSSNPSGVQGVCPDGWHLPSEAEWVQLTDFVRTPELNDAANKLKETGDTYWISPSPGTTNEFGFNARGGGARQGSDDYYFNLRILGHWLTSTEADGGLQFRAVWMQQDSPSGGFNQGNKDFAGSVRCVKD; translated from the coding sequence AAAAACACGATTAGCATTGGATCAAAACGAGTTGGATGTTATTCTCACTTGGGAAGTAAATGATGTGATATATCTCGTGTTTGATGATGGTACAAATACTATACAACAAACTTCAACAGTAACCGCTGTAAGCAATGGAGGAAGAACAGCTGAGTTCGAAATTGAAATACCTCAGGAAATAATTGATGGAGAATCGACTACATTTAATCTTTATGGTCTGTATGGAGGAGTTACTTTTTCAGAGATAGAGGGTGAAGAGGGTATAGTAGAGTTGACTACAGCTCCCTGGAGTGGAGCGTTTTTGCAGCTGGAGGAGAACGATATTGTGCTTATCAGATTCGCAGAAACTGGTATAGATAAGAATAGCCCTTCTATTTCTGTTAACTTTCAGCATGTAGGTTCTCTCTTCAAAATTTATATTGATAATACAGGTGCATTTGACTTAGAGGGTATTACAAGTGTGGAGCTTTTTTCAGATTCACCTATATATGCATACCAAAACGCAAGCGATGAAGAAGGGGCTAAATATGATCTGATATCAGGAACTTTTGTTGGAGGAACTACGTTTTCAAATGTTCTGCCTTTCAATGTAGATACTGAAGGAATTTTATATGTTGGTGATGCGCTTCAATTGTGGGGGTGGTATTCACCTTCTCAGAATGAAGAAGATATATGGCCTGCTCTTAACTTAAGAATCAATTATGGTGAAGGACAACAATTTACTACAGTGGTACCCAAACCGGCAAGGACTGCTACTACTGATATAGGCAAAGCTTATCACTTTTTTTCCAGATTCGATGCTTCACTGGATCCTGCATTAGCATTTACCAATATTGTCAATGGCATAATTCTGGATGAACGTGACGGTCAGATTTATAGTACTGTTAGAATAGGAGATCAGATATGGATGGCAGAGAATCTAAGGTATTTCCCCGGTTTTCCTGATCCAACTAGTGTAAATTTACCTGAAGATGGATCAACTACAGAACCACGCTACTATGCCTATGGTTACTATGGTCCGGAGACATTGGATATAGCAATTGCAAATTTCGTCAATTATGGAATACTTTATAACTGGCCTGCTGCAATGCAAGGAGAAGAAAGCAGTAGCTCTAACCCCAGTGGAGTTCAGGGAGTATGTCCTGATGGCTGGCATCTGCCAAGTGAGGCGGAATGGGTTCAGTTGACAGATTTTGTAAGGACCCCGGAATTAAATGATGCTGCTAATAAGCTCAAAGAGACCGGAGATACTTACTGGATTAGCCCAAGTCCCGGCACAACAAATGAGTTTGGTTTTAATGCCCGGGGTGGAGGTGCGCGTCAAGGTTCAGATGATTATTATTTTAATCTAAGAATACTTGGACACTGGCTAACATCAACAGAGGCTGATGGGGGATTGCAGTTTAGAGCTGTCTGGATGCAGCAGGATTCGCCAAGTGGTGGATTTAATCAAGGAAATAAAGATTTTGCAGGTTCAGTGCGATGTGTAAAAGATTGA